One segment of Microbacterium arborescens DNA contains the following:
- the tal gene encoding transaldolase, producing MSTPTQDLSDAGVSIWLDDLSRQRITTGNLQELIDTRNVVGVTTNPSIFQAAISAGVGYEEAIEAQAKAGASTDDTIFELTTTDVRDASDIFRPIFDKTGGVDGRVSIEVSPDLAHDTDATIAEAKKLAAAVDRPNVLIKIPATKAGLPAITEVIAAGISVNVTLIFSLERYSEVIDAYLVGLERARTAGIDLGGIHSVASFFVSRVDTEVDKRLTAIGSDAANELKSLAGVANARLAYELFEKKFAEQRAQDLVAAGANLQRPLWASTGVKDPALPDTLYVTELVAPGTVNTMPEKTLEATFDHGVISGDTVTGAYEAAHKVFDDLAAVGVDLDDVTQLLEDEGVDKFIASWHDLQGTVTAALESAR from the coding sequence ATGAGCACGCCCACCCAGGATCTCTCCGACGCCGGCGTCAGCATCTGGCTCGACGACCTGTCGCGTCAGCGCATCACGACCGGCAACCTGCAGGAGCTCATCGACACCCGCAATGTCGTCGGGGTGACGACGAACCCCTCGATCTTCCAGGCCGCCATCAGCGCGGGCGTCGGATACGAGGAGGCCATCGAGGCGCAGGCGAAGGCCGGAGCGTCGACCGATGACACGATCTTCGAGCTGACCACGACGGACGTGCGCGACGCGTCCGACATCTTCCGCCCGATCTTCGACAAGACCGGCGGCGTCGACGGCCGGGTGTCGATCGAGGTCTCCCCCGACCTCGCGCACGACACCGACGCGACGATCGCCGAGGCGAAGAAGCTCGCGGCCGCGGTCGACCGGCCCAACGTTCTCATCAAGATCCCCGCGACCAAGGCCGGGCTCCCCGCGATCACCGAGGTCATCGCAGCAGGGATCAGCGTCAACGTCACGCTGATCTTCTCGCTCGAGCGCTACAGCGAGGTCATCGACGCCTACCTCGTCGGTCTCGAGCGCGCCCGCACCGCGGGCATCGACCTGGGCGGCATCCACTCGGTCGCGTCGTTCTTCGTGTCGCGCGTCGACACGGAGGTCGATAAGCGCCTGACGGCGATCGGATCGGATGCCGCGAACGAGCTGAAGTCGCTCGCCGGTGTCGCCAACGCGCGCCTCGCCTACGAGCTGTTCGAGAAGAAGTTCGCCGAGCAGCGCGCCCAGGACCTCGTCGCGGCCGGTGCGAACCTGCAGCGTCCGCTGTGGGCCTCCACCGGCGTGAAGGACCCGGCCCTGCCGGACACCCTCTACGTCACCGAGCTCGTCGCTCCCGGCACCGTGAACACGATGCCCGAGAAGACGCTCGAGGCGACCTTCGACCACGGCGTGATCTCGGGCGACACTGTCACCGGAGCGTACGAGGCCGCACACAAGGTCTTCGACGACCTCGCGGCCGTGGGCGTCGACCTCGATGACGTCACCCAGCTGCTGGAGGATGAGGGTGTCGACAAGTTCATCGCGTCGTGGCACGACCTGCAGGGCACGGTGACCGCGGCTCTGGAGAGCGCCCGTTGA
- the tkt gene encoding transketolase yields MSELRWDEIDRRAVDTARVLAADAVEKVGNGHPGTAMSLAPAAYLLYQRVLRHDPADTDWLGRDRFILSAGHSSLTQYVQLYLGGFGLELDDLKALRTWGSLTPGHPEYGHTKGVEITTGPLGQGLATSVGFAYAARYERGLFDPEAPAGTSPFDHFIYVIASDGDMQEGITAEAGSLAGHQQLGNLIAIYDANQISIEDDTNVAFTEDVAARYEAYGWHVQTVDWKSTGEYVEDVAALYAAIEAAKGETDKPSLIVLKTIIGWPAPGKQNTGKIHGSALGADELAATKKVLGFDPEKSFEVADDVIEHTRALAERAAAERAEWQKSFDAWADANPERKALLDRLESGELPADVSVPAFEAGKAVSTRAASGQVINALADQLPELWGGSADLAESNLTTIKSGKSFIPTEWSTHEWSGDPYGRVLHFGIREHAMGAIVNGIVLHGKTRAFGGTFLIFSDYMRPAVRLAALMNIPSIYVWTHDSIALGEDGPTHQPIEQISSLRLIPNFTVVRPADANETAAAWHELLRRQGGPAGIALTRQNIPVFPRGEDGFATTDGVAKGAYVLIDAEGGQPDVIIVATGSEVQLAVEAREALAADGIQARVVSAPSLEWFAEQDEAYRESVLPAAVRARVSVEAGATPLWRSIVGDTGRSVGIDHFGASADYQTLFEKFGITTEAVVAAARATVEENNA; encoded by the coding sequence GTGTCGGAACTTCGTTGGGACGAGATCGATCGGCGCGCGGTGGACACCGCCCGCGTCCTGGCCGCGGATGCGGTGGAGAAGGTGGGCAACGGCCACCCGGGTACGGCCATGAGCCTGGCCCCTGCCGCCTACCTCCTCTATCAGCGCGTGCTGCGCCACGATCCGGCGGACACCGACTGGCTCGGACGTGACCGCTTCATCCTGTCGGCCGGGCACTCCTCGCTCACGCAGTACGTGCAGCTCTATCTGGGCGGCTTCGGACTCGAGCTCGACGACCTCAAGGCGCTGCGCACGTGGGGGTCGCTGACTCCCGGACACCCCGAGTACGGCCACACCAAGGGCGTCGAGATCACGACCGGCCCCCTCGGTCAGGGCCTGGCGACGTCCGTCGGCTTCGCCTACGCGGCGCGTTACGAGCGCGGACTGTTCGACCCCGAGGCGCCGGCGGGCACCTCTCCGTTCGATCACTTCATCTATGTGATCGCGAGCGACGGCGACATGCAGGAGGGCATCACGGCTGAAGCCGGATCGCTCGCCGGACACCAGCAGCTCGGCAACCTGATCGCGATCTACGACGCGAACCAGATCTCGATCGAGGATGACACGAACGTCGCCTTCACCGAGGATGTCGCCGCACGCTACGAGGCGTACGGCTGGCACGTGCAGACGGTCGACTGGAAGAGCACGGGCGAGTACGTCGAAGACGTCGCCGCGCTCTACGCCGCGATCGAGGCCGCGAAGGGCGAGACCGACAAGCCGTCCCTCATCGTGCTCAAGACGATCATCGGATGGCCGGCTCCCGGCAAGCAGAACACCGGCAAGATCCACGGGTCGGCGCTCGGCGCCGACGAGCTCGCCGCTACCAAGAAGGTGCTCGGCTTCGACCCCGAGAAGAGCTTCGAGGTCGCCGACGACGTCATCGAGCACACGCGCGCCCTCGCCGAGCGCGCCGCAGCGGAGCGTGCCGAATGGCAGAAGTCGTTCGACGCGTGGGCCGACGCCAACCCCGAGCGTAAGGCGCTGCTCGACCGCCTCGAATCCGGCGAGCTGCCGGCCGACGTCTCGGTCCCGGCATTCGAGGCGGGCAAGGCCGTCTCGACCCGCGCCGCGAGCGGACAGGTCATCAACGCCCTCGCCGACCAGCTCCCCGAGCTGTGGGGCGGCTCGGCCGACCTCGCCGAGTCGAACCTGACGACGATCAAGTCGGGCAAGAGCTTCATCCCCACCGAGTGGTCGACGCACGAGTGGTCGGGCGACCCCTACGGCCGCGTCCTGCACTTCGGCATCCGCGAGCACGCGATGGGTGCGATCGTCAACGGCATCGTCCTGCACGGCAAGACGCGCGCCTTCGGCGGCACCTTCCTCATCTTCAGCGACTACATGCGCCCCGCGGTGCGTCTGGCCGCTTTGATGAACATCCCCTCGATCTACGTGTGGACGCACGACTCCATCGCCCTCGGCGAGGACGGGCCCACGCACCAGCCGATCGAGCAGATCTCGTCGCTGCGCCTGATCCCGAACTTCACCGTCGTCCGTCCGGCCGACGCGAATGAGACGGCCGCGGCGTGGCACGAGCTGCTCCGTCGTCAGGGCGGCCCCGCTGGCATCGCGCTCACGCGTCAGAACATCCCGGTCTTCCCCCGCGGTGAAGACGGCTTCGCGACCACCGACGGCGTCGCGAAGGGCGCCTACGTGCTCATCGACGCCGAGGGCGGTCAGCCCGACGTGATCATCGTCGCGACCGGGTCCGAGGTCCAGCTGGCGGTCGAGGCACGCGAGGCGCTCGCGGCCGACGGCATCCAGGCGCGCGTCGTCTCGGCGCCCTCGCTCGAGTGGTTCGCGGAGCAGGACGAGGCGTACCGCGAGTCGGTGCTCCCCGCCGCCGTTCGGGCCCGCGTGTCCGTCGAGGCCGGCGCCACCCCGCTGTGGCGCTCGATCGTCGGCGACACCGGCCGCTCGGTCGGTATCGATCACTTCGGCGCGTCCGCCGACTACCAGACCCTGTTCGAGAAGTTCGGCATCACCACCGAGGCCGTCGTCGCGGCCGCCCGCGCAACTGTTGAGGAGAACAACGCATGA
- a CDS encoding heme o synthase, translated as MDITTTARSASVDTSRGTSFGATVRAYVALTKPRVLELLLVTTVPVMILAAGGLPNLWLVLATVVGGAMSAGSAAAFNMYLDRDIDAHMKRTENRPIVTGEVSARGALVFAWTLAVASTVWLAATTNWVAASLSVFAIFFYVVIYTMILKRRTEQNIVWGGIAGCFPVVIGWSAVTGSLSWAAFILFVLVFLWTPPHYWPLSMKYKNDYDEVDVPMLGATRNGSQVGLQVILYAWATVVCSLLLIPVAPMGLVYSVSAIVFGGWFLYESHRLYNRAVRGEQARPMRVFHASITYLTLVFVAIAVDPLLPF; from the coding sequence ATGGACATCACGACGACTGCGCGTTCGGCCTCTGTCGACACTTCTCGCGGAACGTCCTTCGGTGCCACGGTGCGCGCCTACGTCGCCCTCACCAAGCCGCGCGTGCTCGAGCTCCTCCTGGTGACGACCGTGCCGGTGATGATCCTCGCCGCCGGCGGCCTGCCGAACCTGTGGCTCGTGCTGGCGACGGTGGTCGGGGGAGCGATGAGCGCCGGATCCGCCGCCGCGTTCAACATGTACCTCGACCGCGACATCGACGCGCACATGAAGCGCACCGAGAACCGTCCGATCGTGACCGGCGAGGTCTCGGCCCGTGGAGCACTCGTCTTCGCGTGGACGCTCGCCGTGGCATCCACCGTCTGGCTCGCCGCGACGACCAACTGGGTCGCGGCATCCCTCAGCGTCTTCGCCATCTTCTTCTATGTCGTGATCTACACGATGATCCTCAAGCGCCGTACCGAGCAGAACATCGTCTGGGGCGGCATCGCGGGGTGCTTCCCGGTCGTCATCGGCTGGTCCGCCGTGACCGGATCGCTCTCGTGGGCGGCTTTCATCCTGTTCGTGCTGGTCTTCCTCTGGACACCGCCGCACTACTGGCCGCTGTCGATGAAGTACAAGAACGACTACGACGAGGTCGACGTGCCCATGCTGGGCGCCACACGCAACGGCTCGCAGGTCGGACTCCAGGTCATCCTCTACGCGTGGGCGACGGTGGTGTGCTCGTTGCTGCTCATCCCGGTCGCGCCCATGGGACTCGTGTACAGCGTGTCGGCGATCGTCTTCGGCGGCTGGTTCCTCTACGAGTCGCACCGCCTGTACAACCGTGCGGTCCGCGGCGAGCAGGCTCGTCCGATGCGCGTCTTCCATGCGTCGATCACGTATTTGACGCTCGTCTTCGTGGCCATCGCGGTCGACCCGCTGCTGCCCTTCTGA
- a CDS encoding dinucleotide-utilizing enzyme: MTVHPRLVRSIPFWILVAGSVAAIGGGAYILVEKLSNMEATILDNTATGVDVYVGQIWGVFGGILVGAGVVGLALALGAAAVSSAIPTSARGAGKRERGASAPDATTPVASEPVASEPVASEPVASERVVSTETTAVPAAGISAHDTAATSTLESPSDDAQQR; the protein is encoded by the coding sequence ATGACCGTTCACCCCCGCCTCGTCCGCAGCATCCCGTTCTGGATTCTCGTCGCCGGATCGGTTGCCGCGATCGGCGGTGGCGCCTACATCCTGGTCGAGAAGCTCAGCAACATGGAGGCGACCATCCTCGACAACACCGCCACGGGAGTCGACGTGTACGTCGGCCAGATCTGGGGCGTGTTCGGCGGCATCCTCGTCGGTGCCGGCGTCGTCGGGCTGGCCCTCGCCCTCGGCGCCGCGGCTGTGAGCTCGGCGATCCCGACCTCCGCGCGCGGCGCCGGCAAGCGCGAGCGCGGCGCTTCCGCCCCGGACGCCACGACTCCCGTCGCGTCGGAGCCCGTCGCCTCGGAGCCCGTCGCCTCGGAGCCCGTCGCCTCGGAGCGCGTCGTCTCGACCGAGACGACCGCGGTGCCCGCCGCTGGCATCTCGGCACACGACACGGCCGCGACCTCGACCCTCGAGTCGCCGTCCGATGACGCGCAGCAGCGCTGA
- a CDS encoding COX15/CtaA family protein: MTQVRTRPGLVATITPTAITRWTRVMGWLLVITNIGIVGTGGLVRLTGSGMGCETWPYCTEGSLTPTPEMGIHGVIEFGNRTLTGVLVVVALLAFLSVIRLRATRRELPVLSFLVGLGIIVQAVVGGITVWLHLHPSIVGLHYLISAALVALATAFLVRLYATPGPRVRIVPRAYAIATHATTLAVTVTVVVGILLTGAGPHAGDDAAARNGLDPIFWQHVHSWPAYVTLVLTLVLVSGAIRLPRTTGLQRWTGLLLGVELLQIAVGLWQARTGLPIVLVNIHMVLAVALVSAMVAVVMSLKAPLSSATPAAEREVARTEAS; this comes from the coding sequence ATGACACAGGTCCGAACCCGCCCCGGACTCGTCGCGACGATCACGCCGACCGCCATCACGCGCTGGACGCGCGTCATGGGGTGGCTACTCGTCATCACGAACATCGGGATCGTCGGCACCGGCGGCCTCGTTCGCCTGACCGGGTCGGGCATGGGATGCGAGACCTGGCCCTACTGCACTGAGGGCTCGCTCACCCCGACCCCTGAGATGGGCATCCACGGCGTCATCGAATTCGGCAACCGCACCCTCACCGGCGTGCTGGTCGTCGTCGCATTGCTGGCGTTCCTCTCGGTGATCCGACTGCGTGCGACACGACGCGAACTCCCCGTGCTGAGCTTCCTCGTCGGACTCGGGATCATCGTGCAGGCCGTCGTCGGGGGCATCACGGTGTGGCTGCACCTGCACCCCAGCATCGTGGGTCTGCACTACCTCATCTCGGCCGCCCTGGTCGCGCTCGCCACCGCGTTCCTCGTGCGCCTCTACGCCACCCCCGGACCGCGGGTGCGCATCGTTCCCCGCGCGTACGCCATCGCCACGCACGCCACGACGCTCGCCGTCACGGTGACGGTCGTCGTCGGCATCCTCCTCACCGGGGCAGGCCCGCACGCCGGCGACGACGCCGCGGCGCGCAACGGCCTCGACCCGATCTTCTGGCAGCACGTGCACAGCTGGCCGGCCTACGTCACGCTCGTGCTGACGCTCGTGCTGGTCTCGGGGGCCATCCGCCTCCCCCGCACGACCGGTCTGCAGCGCTGGACCGGTCTGCTGCTCGGCGTCGAGCTGCTGCAGATCGCGGTCGGGCTCTGGCAGGCGCGCACGGGGCTGCCGATCGTGCTCGTCAACATCCACATGGTGCTCGCGGTCGCGCTCGTGTCTGCGATGGTCGCCGTCGTGATGTCGCTGAAAGCTCCGCTGTCGAGCGCCACGCCCGCCGCCGAACGAGAGGTCGCGCGCACAGAAGCCTCATAG
- the sufB gene encoding Fe-S cluster assembly protein SufB, producing the protein MSDVLIDRPELEGLGVYEFGWHDTDAAGAVAQRGINEDVVRGISALKNEPEWMLKTRLKGYQLFGRKPMPTWGADLSDIDFDNIKYFVRSTEKQAQSWEDLPAEIRETYEKLGIPEAERQRLVAGVAAQYESEVVYHQIREDLEAQGVIFMDTDTALREHPEFFEEYFGTVIPAGDNKFAALNTAVWSGGSFVYVPKGVHVEIPLQAYFRINTENMGQFERTLIIADEDSYVHYIEGCTAPIYKSDSLHSAVVEIIVKKNARVRYTTIQNWSNNVYNLVTKRAVAHEGATMEWVDGNIGSKVTMKYPSIYLMGEHAKGETLSVAFAGPGQHQDAGAKMIHMAPYTQSSIVSKSIARGGGRAGYRGEVRVDANAHHSANTVRCDALLVDTISRSDTYPAIDIRVDDVQLGHEATVSKVSEEQLFYLMSRGMPEDEAMAMIVRGFIEPIARELPMEYALELNKLIEMGMEGSVG; encoded by the coding sequence ATGTCGGATGTGCTGATCGACCGACCGGAACTCGAAGGCCTGGGGGTGTACGAGTTCGGCTGGCACGACACGGATGCCGCAGGCGCTGTCGCGCAACGCGGCATCAACGAGGACGTCGTCCGCGGGATCTCGGCTCTCAAGAACGAGCCGGAGTGGATGCTGAAGACCCGTCTGAAGGGTTATCAGCTGTTCGGCCGCAAGCCGATGCCGACATGGGGCGCCGACCTCAGCGACATCGACTTCGACAACATCAAGTACTTCGTGCGCTCGACGGAGAAGCAGGCGCAGTCATGGGAAGACCTCCCGGCTGAGATCCGCGAGACGTACGAGAAGCTCGGCATCCCCGAGGCCGAGCGGCAGCGCCTCGTCGCCGGTGTCGCGGCGCAGTACGAGTCCGAGGTCGTGTATCACCAGATCCGCGAAGACCTCGAGGCGCAGGGCGTCATCTTCATGGACACCGACACAGCGCTCCGTGAGCACCCGGAGTTCTTCGAGGAGTACTTCGGCACCGTCATCCCGGCCGGCGACAACAAGTTCGCCGCGCTGAACACGGCCGTCTGGTCGGGCGGGTCGTTCGTCTACGTCCCCAAGGGCGTCCACGTCGAGATCCCGCTGCAGGCCTACTTCCGGATCAACACCGAGAACATGGGCCAGTTCGAGCGGACGCTGATCATCGCCGACGAGGACAGCTACGTCCACTACATCGAGGGATGCACCGCGCCGATCTACAAGAGCGACTCGCTCCACTCGGCGGTTGTCGAGATCATCGTCAAGAAGAACGCCCGCGTTCGCTACACGACGATCCAGAACTGGTCGAACAACGTGTACAACCTCGTCACCAAGCGTGCGGTCGCGCACGAGGGCGCGACGATGGAGTGGGTCGACGGCAACATCGGGTCGAAGGTGACGATGAAGTACCCGTCGATCTACCTGATGGGCGAGCACGCCAAGGGCGAGACGCTCTCGGTGGCCTTCGCCGGTCCCGGTCAGCACCAGGACGCGGGCGCCAAGATGATCCACATGGCGCCGTACACGCAGTCGTCGATCGTGTCGAAGTCGATCGCACGCGGCGGCGGCCGGGCCGGCTACCGCGGCGAGGTGCGGGTCGATGCGAACGCGCATCACTCGGCGAACACCGTGCGGTGCGATGCCCTGCTCGTCGACACCATCTCGCGATCCGACACCTATCCCGCGATCGACATCCGCGTCGACGACGTCCAGCTCGGCCACGAGGCCACCGTGTCGAAGGTCTCCGAGGAGCAGCTGTTCTACCTCATGAGCCGCGGCATGCCCGAGGACGAGGCGATGGCCATGATCGTGCGCGGGTTCATCGAGCCGATCGCGCGTGAGCTCCCGATGGAGTACGCCCTCGAACTCAACAAGCTCATCGAGATGGGCATGGAAGGCAGCGTCGGCTGA
- the sufD gene encoding Fe-S cluster assembly protein SufD, translated as MTSVTQAPATGEKGHIDPAAAFVPIQTRSERPASYDPADFATPTGREVNWKHTPIDRLAPLLVDEPGPTGVVSVEVSAPAEVEQARLRVGDAPRGEVFRPEDLPSAIAWSQEHEAPLLRIPAGVELSEPVVVSLRGNGGLAHAHVVIEAMPNARGTVILRHEGTAAHAQNVEIIARDGSALTVVSLQRWDDDAVHAAAHQARVDRDASLTHVVVSLGGAVVRVNPSLELAGSGAEGRMYGLSFADAGQHLESQVYLHHKGPQTVGDVLYKGALQGESAHSVWIGDVLIGPDAVGTDSYEANRNLVLTDGARADSIPNLEIETGDIRGAGHASATGRFDDQQLFYLQARGIPEAEARRLVVLGFLAEIVQKMGVDELADELLEAIEAELAAGAGA; from the coding sequence ATGACGAGCGTCACCCAGGCCCCCGCCACCGGCGAGAAGGGCCACATCGACCCTGCGGCGGCATTCGTGCCGATCCAGACGCGGTCCGAGCGGCCGGCGTCGTACGACCCGGCCGACTTCGCCACCCCGACGGGCCGCGAGGTCAACTGGAAGCACACACCGATCGATCGACTGGCTCCGCTGCTGGTGGACGAGCCCGGCCCGACGGGGGTCGTGTCCGTCGAGGTCAGCGCGCCGGCGGAGGTCGAGCAGGCTCGGCTCCGTGTCGGCGACGCGCCCCGGGGCGAGGTGTTCCGTCCGGAGGATCTGCCGAGTGCCATCGCGTGGTCGCAGGAGCACGAGGCTCCGCTGCTGCGGATCCCGGCCGGCGTCGAACTGAGCGAGCCGGTGGTCGTCAGCCTTCGGGGCAACGGCGGACTCGCGCACGCCCACGTCGTGATCGAGGCCATGCCGAACGCACGCGGAACGGTCATCCTGCGCCACGAGGGCACCGCCGCACATGCGCAGAACGTCGAGATCATCGCTCGCGACGGCTCGGCCCTGACGGTCGTCTCGCTGCAGCGCTGGGATGACGACGCCGTGCACGCCGCGGCGCACCAGGCGCGCGTCGACCGCGACGCCTCGCTCACCCACGTCGTGGTGAGCCTCGGCGGCGCGGTGGTCCGCGTGAACCCGTCGCTCGAACTCGCGGGCTCCGGCGCCGAGGGACGCATGTACGGACTGTCGTTCGCGGATGCGGGACAGCATCTCGAGAGCCAGGTCTACCTCCATCACAAGGGCCCGCAGACCGTCGGCGACGTGCTCTACAAGGGCGCGCTGCAGGGCGAGAGCGCCCACAGTGTGTGGATCGGCGATGTCCTGATCGGCCCGGATGCCGTGGGCACCGACTCGTACGAGGCGAACCGCAATCTCGTCCTCACCGACGGCGCCCGAGCCGACTCGATCCCGAACCTCGAGATCGAGACCGGTGACATCCGGGGCGCCGGCCACGCCAGCGCGACCGGACGATTCGACGACCAGCAGCTGTTCTACCTGCAGGCGCGCGGCATCCCCGAGGCTGAGGCGCGTCGTCTCGTCGTGCTCGGCTTCCTCGCCGAGATCGTCCAGAAGATGGGCGTCGACGAGCTGGCCGACGAGCTGTTGGAGGCCATCGAGGCCGAGCTCGCCGCCGGAGCCGGCGCGTGA
- a CDS encoding non-heme iron oxygenase ferredoxin subunit, with protein sequence MTAQKVLKLSELEQDTAVRVVIDKVPMAVVLDGNGEVHAIGDTCTHGDISLAEGFVEGDTLECWAHGSAFSLRTGAPLNLPAYEPVPVYEVTIDGDDILIDPAVTRDVK encoded by the coding sequence GTGACCGCGCAGAAGGTCCTGAAGCTCAGCGAGCTCGAGCAGGACACCGCTGTGCGCGTCGTCATCGACAAAGTCCCCATGGCCGTCGTGCTCGACGGCAACGGCGAGGTGCACGCGATCGGCGACACCTGCACCCACGGCGACATCTCGCTCGCCGAGGGTTTCGTCGAAGGTGACACGCTGGAGTGCTGGGCCCACGGCTCGGCGTTCTCATTGCGCACCGGCGCACCGCTGAATCTCCCGGCCTACGAGCCGGTCCCCGTTTACGAGGTCACGATCGATGGGGACGACATCCTCATCGATCCCGCCGTGACCCGCGATGTGAAGTGA
- the sufC gene encoding Fe-S cluster assembly ATPase SufC: MSVLEIRDLHVTVETEAGPTPILNGVTLTVRTGETHAIMGPNGSGKSTLAYAIAGHPKYTVTGGSITLDGEDVLEMSVDERARAGLFLAMQYPVEVPGITVTNFLRTAKTAVAGEAPAIRSWTKDVKQAMANLRMDPKFAQRNVNEGFSGGEKKRHEILQLELLKPKIAVLDETDSGLDVDALKIVSEGVNRAKSETDLGVLLITHYTRILRYIQPQFVHVMVKGRIVEEGGPELADRLEEEGYDRFLDADAPVDA, from the coding sequence ATGTCTGTTCTCGAGATCCGCGACCTGCACGTGACGGTCGAGACCGAGGCGGGGCCCACCCCGATCCTCAACGGTGTCACCCTCACGGTGCGCACCGGCGAGACCCACGCGATCATGGGGCCCAACGGCTCCGGCAAGTCGACGCTCGCCTACGCGATCGCCGGTCACCCCAAGTACACCGTCACCGGCGGCTCGATCACGCTCGACGGCGAGGACGTCCTCGAGATGTCCGTCGACGAGCGCGCTCGTGCGGGCCTCTTCCTCGCGATGCAGTATCCGGTCGAGGTGCCCGGCATCACGGTCACGAACTTCCTCCGTACCGCCAAGACGGCCGTCGCGGGAGAGGCGCCGGCGATCCGGTCGTGGACGAAGGATGTCAAGCAGGCGATGGCCAACCTGCGCATGGACCCGAAGTTCGCGCAGCGCAACGTCAACGAGGGCTTCTCGGGCGGCGAGAAGAAGCGCCACGAGATCCTCCAGCTCGAGCTGCTCAAGCCGAAGATCGCGGTGCTCGACGAGACCGACTCCGGTCTCGATGTCGACGCGCTCAAGATCGTCTCCGAGGGCGTGAATCGGGCGAAGTCCGAGACCGACCTGGGCGTGCTGTTGATCACGCACTACACCCGCATCCTGCGCTACATCCAGCCGCAGTTCGTCCACGTCATGGTCAAGGGCCGCATCGTCGAGGAAGGCGGCCCCGAGCTCGCCGACCGACTCGAAGAAGAGGGCTACGACCGCTTCCTCGACGCCGACGCCCCCGTCGACGCGTAA
- a CDS encoding metal-sulfur cluster assembly factor — MTATLAPEKYDEVTEALKDVMDPELGINVVDLGLIYDLAWDDENDALIIHMTLTSAGCPLTDVLEEQTAQALDDVVDRFRINWVWMPPWGPERITDDGRDMMRALGFAI; from the coding sequence ATGACCGCAACACTCGCGCCCGAGAAGTACGACGAGGTCACCGAGGCCCTCAAGGACGTCATGGACCCCGAGCTGGGGATCAACGTCGTCGACCTGGGTCTCATCTACGACCTCGCGTGGGACGACGAGAACGACGCTCTCATCATCCACATGACGCTGACGTCGGCGGGCTGCCCGCTGACCGACGTCCTCGAGGAGCAGACAGCACAGGCCCTCGACGACGTCGTGGATCGCTTTCGCATCAACTGGGTGTGGATGCCGCCGTGGGGCCCCGAGCGGATCACCGACGACGGCCGCGACATGATGCGCGCCCTCGGTTTCGCGATCTGA